The following proteins come from a genomic window of Corallococcus sp. NCRR:
- a CDS encoding tetratricopeptide repeat protein yields the protein MHGRKRMESAGVARRWLWVGVLGLGLTLTGCRTTGAAAKPDATANKQVVEFDPVTVTADLELDKLNDEELFAGGTSAFAANDFKQAARYFGRLADFHPNSPHRRQALYNAGLAHQRLKEWDDAYGRFSDLAEPEKGQGDALDASFRVAETLYHLERYEEAVKLLTTLASRADLPAGRRIEAQVQQGICQVEAGRTDDAEGTLRKALAAYDALPDKAEVEDYFPAQAHFFVGEIYRLHYEAVKLEASRGSDGLAQDLNYKAELLLSAQGHYLRAIRVGNGYWATAAGAQIGALYENLHEHMVNSPTPPELNAEEAEVYRQELRKKIRVLLTKSINIYERTLEAAERIGSQNAFVDRTRQSLEKVKSLLLADADADTGPDEVSVPMPASNAGAKHR from the coding sequence ATGCACGGCAGGAAGCGGATGGAGTCGGCCGGAGTCGCCCGGCGGTGGCTGTGGGTGGGCGTGTTGGGCCTGGGCCTGACGCTCACGGGCTGCCGCACCACGGGCGCGGCGGCGAAGCCGGACGCCACGGCGAACAAGCAGGTCGTGGAGTTCGACCCCGTCACGGTGACGGCGGACCTGGAGCTGGACAAGCTCAACGACGAGGAGCTCTTCGCGGGCGGCACCTCCGCCTTCGCCGCCAACGACTTCAAGCAGGCGGCGCGCTACTTCGGCCGGCTCGCGGACTTCCACCCCAACAGCCCGCACCGCCGGCAGGCCCTCTACAACGCGGGCCTCGCGCACCAGCGCCTCAAGGAGTGGGACGACGCCTACGGGCGCTTCTCCGACCTGGCGGAGCCGGAGAAGGGCCAGGGCGACGCGCTGGACGCGTCCTTCCGCGTGGCGGAGACGCTCTACCACCTGGAGCGCTACGAGGAGGCGGTGAAGCTCTTGACGACGCTGGCCTCGCGCGCGGACCTGCCCGCGGGCCGCCGCATCGAGGCGCAGGTACAGCAGGGCATCTGCCAGGTGGAGGCAGGCCGCACCGACGACGCGGAAGGGACGCTGCGCAAGGCGCTGGCCGCGTATGACGCCCTGCCGGACAAGGCGGAGGTGGAGGACTACTTCCCCGCGCAGGCGCACTTCTTCGTGGGGGAGATCTACCGGCTGCACTACGAGGCCGTGAAGCTGGAGGCCAGCCGGGGCAGCGACGGGCTGGCGCAGGACCTCAACTACAAGGCGGAGCTGCTGTTGTCCGCGCAGGGCCACTACCTGCGCGCCATCCGCGTGGGCAACGGCTACTGGGCCACCGCCGCGGGCGCGCAGATTGGCGCCCTGTACGAGAACCTCCACGAGCACATGGTGAACTCGCCCACGCCCCCGGAGCTCAACGCCGAGGAGGCGGAGGTCTACCGCCAGGAGCTGCGCAAGAAGATCCGCGTGCTGCTCACCAAGTCCATCAACATCTACGAGCGCACGCTGGAGGCCGCCGAGCGCATCGGCTCCCAGAACGCCTTCGTGGACCGCACCCGCCAGAGCCTGGAGAAGGTGAAGTCGCTGCTGCTCGCGGACGCGGATGCCGACACAGGGCCGGACGAGGTCTCCGTGCCCATGCCCGCCTCCAACGCGGGCGCGAAGCACCGCTAG